The sequence CATCTCCAAATATTGATGGTGTAGTTGTAGCTGTAGTTATTGTTGAGctaaataatgaagaagacGTAAGAgatgttgttggttttgaGAATAAACCTTctgttgttggttttgttgaAAAAATACTTGCTGTTTTTGAATCTTTATCAGTGGTGGTAGTTGTTGGTCCAaataatgatgttgatgttgatgatgatgtgaAAGATGGTATTGAGGTTGTTACTGGTGAGGTAGATTTATCAGTACTTGATTTATCAGCACTTGATTTATCGGCACTTGATTTATCagttgttggtggtgatgaaaataatgatgatgatgatgatgatgatgcggtggtggtggttgctAATGGAGTTGTAGTTGAAACACTAAATAATGTtgtttcaattggtttaataccactaaaattgaataaaccACTTGGTGGctctatattttttaaacctgGTACATCCAATGGTGTATCTTCATTCTCTAAAcctctctttttcttttcatatGGTgctgatttatttattgatgtaatatcttttttagcgattggtgatgattttgatgttgatgttgatgatgatgttgatgttgatactCCATTAATACCTATAAAATCTGTTTTTGAAACTGTAGTtgctaaatttttaaatggatTAACACCACCACCGTCATTCTCTTTTGAGAATagatttgatttatttgaatctgATGTAAACATATTATCCAATTTCTTTTCGTTacctgatgatgatgatgatgttgatgttgatgttgatggtgaAGAAGTTGCAATTGTTGTAGCTGGAGTTGCactaaataatgatgatgctgTTGCTGTATTTGTGGAAGCTGCAGAAGAAgttgttgaaaataatgatgatgatggtggtgatgaagtggttgtagttgtagttgtatttgatgaaattgtAGCTGGTTTTGATGagaataatgatgatgatgatgatgatgatgatgatgatgatgatgatgatgatgatgatgatgatgatgatgatgatgatgatgatgtattTGCTActgttgctgttgtagttgtagttgaagGTGTTGCATATGTCTTAATTGGTTCAGTTGATTCATCttcagattttttatttaatggttTCTTATATAATGATACTGATGATGTAATTGAATTGGTTGGAATTTCTAATCctaaatctttatttgattttggtttcttttcctatttagaaaattagagagaaaaaaaaaaaaaaaaaaaaaattagtaaaattaataaaagttgacaattttttttttttttttttttttttttttaatatacatACCAATAATTTACTTAAACCATATggattatatttataattgataGAAATTTGAgggattttaatttttggtcTATAAACTGATGTTGGTGGTTGATAAGTTGAATCGTTACCATTGTAAAGAGACTGTGATGATGGAGCCATTGTTGATGATGGATTATAATGAGCTAAAACTggatttgaaaatgaatctAAATGTTCTAAAATTCTTTTAGCTGCTTGACTAGTTGCCATCATAACTGAATTATCTGTACCATCAGCATTTGGTAATCTCTTTTTTAATGGTGGTTGTTCAATTTTAGAATTTGGGGAATATatctaaattaaaaatttaaaattaatataaatataatatttattattattattattattattattattattattattattattattattattattattattattattattattattattattattattattattattattattattattattattacttacaGATTGTCTGTTATAAATACTttgattatcattaatattactattattattatcgtcAAATTGTTTTCTCTTTGATAGAATTGAAGaactattaattattgaactTTCAAATGGAGAGGCATTAAAAGTTGAAGAGAttggtttctttttaaattgtgaatttgaataaattgtattattatttgtaatctTTAAAGTGGTTTGAGTtggtgataaattattttttatatttctaCTACTATTAAATGTTGATGCATTTGCATTTATTCGGTCTTGACTTAAATTTGGatataatgaatttatattGGTTTTTAAGATTGATGTAGTagctgttgttgtagttgttggttttttatcattatttgttaCACCACCGATTGCAACTGATTTCTTTGGGACAGCTGCTgctgttgtggtggttgtggtagTTGTTGGATTTTGATCcttctttaaaattggtttattatctaatatatttttatttgaaatattagtTTGGTAGGAACGAGTTAAATCTGCTACTGAAAGTGATGATGTATCAAAATTGATACCTGATGGTACTTTAacttttgataaattactatcataatcatcagaaatatttattttattattattattattattattattactattattgttctGATTATttgtgttattattactattactattactattactattattattattattattattatttatattagtggtggtggttgatgATCCTTTTTGTGGtatattattaccatcatcatatgatgatgatgatgatgatgatgatgatgatgattcatcGAAATTTGAAAACATCCATTGAAGTGGtttagataataattttgaaaccatatttttaaagaatccagccttatttgtttgttgattatttggtggtgatgatgaaccattcattaataatgaaCCATTCTCACTTTCATCTCTTTCACTGTTTATagtatttctattatttctACCTGATGTTGAATATGGGTTATACGCAGTTTGATTTTGTCTGATTCTACCGTTCATTCTttatagataaaaaaatattattattattatttttattattttgtttcttaatattatataatctCTCTTTCTATATCTGTATCTCTCTCTATCTCTGTATTATCTATTACGTTTAACCTATATGTGACAAAATTATGTTaggaattgaaaaaaaaaaaaaaaaaaaaaaatttattattagtgaATATACCTTAGAAATAAAGGAAagtaaatttgtttttattattatttcttcaattaatttgataatgtgtgtgtgtgtttttttttttttaaaaaaaataaaaaaaaactcctttcttttttttctttttttttttttttgttgtttttgctttttttttttttattttaaacttaCAAAAAAACACTTGGgtgtatgtttttttttttttttttcctcacTCAAAAATCTAATTAGGTTAGGTTTGaacaacaaaaaagaaattattatatatttatttttatgtaaatttataaaaaaaattcgtAACGATGACCTTGTGTGTTTGGGAgagaattataaaaaaaaaattttgaaaaaaaaaataaaaaaaaaaaaaaaaaaacaaaattttgaaaaaaaaaaaaaaaaaaaaaaaaaaaaaataaataaataaaaaaaaaaatagagaaaataaaattgatctgtaaaaattttaaaaataaaaaaattaattattgaaacaTCTtagatttataatttttatactatttttttattataaataataatttaacttatttttacattttttttttatttttttttttccagtcccactaaatttattattattattaatatataatattttaattatttgatcgattatttttttttttttaattttattttattttttttaaattttctattCAGGTCTGGAAATAAAACTTAAAACAACACAAATAGTTGCAGTGATTtcaacaaataatgaaatgaTAACTAAAATCCAACCAGTTCCAGGTCCGAATTTTACAATCAAACCACCAACACTAACAGTTCCTCTCCATTTTGAATCACAAGTTTTCACAcaataaatgaattttgTACCATTATCTTCATCCTTTTCAAATGCTTTAGTTGTACCAGCCATAACACAAACTGAAATAAATGTACAAATCAACATACCAATTACCATAAATCTTGCGATTGTCCATATCTTTTCATTTCTTAAAATtccaatttgatttaaaattgtaattataattataaaaaatccaATCATGAATGCAAATGCTGAAAATGCTAATCCagtattaaatatattacgAGTactataatattttttttttttttttttttttttttttttttttttgttagtgaataaattatttttaattattatttttaattattttccatacttttttaaatcaaaatcgCCCCAATCCATATTATCTGAAGTACTTGACGTTGTTAATGTTTCTATTGTTGAAACTATTTTAGGTGAATACATTGAAATGTCATATGTTATACCATTTACGGTATCTGCATAATTAATGTAATACCATCTGGTTGCCATACCTGCAACCAATAGACATATCGATATAAATACCAATACTAATGTtgctatttttaattttccaatTTCTGCcattcccttttttttttttctttttttttttttttttttttttttttctttcaataaaaaaattatataaataataataatatagaaataataataataataataataactaaattttaaattgtattttaaatttggaattgaaatggaaaaaaataaaaaaataaaaaaaaaacaaaaaaaaaataaaaataaaaaaaaaaaaaaaaaaaataaaaataaaaatatcatcctcatattttaaaataactgattttcaaataaaattttctaTCAACGCGataaattggtttattttttattttttttttttttttttttttttttttttatttccaaattctttttttctttttttcttttttatttgaattttaatgGTCATATGACACAATGTTGTAAATATAAAAGTACATTTCttggtttaaaaattttatttttttttttttttttttttttttttttcacccaacacaaaaaaaaaaaaaagaaaaaaaaaaattttattttaaattctcggtataaatgtaaataaaaatacacagggtaataaaaaaagctCTGATAGTAATGAACAACATGCGATAATGAAAGCTGGGCCAGGTCCAAATCCAGTTACACTATTATCGGTTTTTATTTCGCCACTCCATTTTTCATCACAActattattacaataataaaatgaatttgtagaattattattattatcattatcattattattattattattaaaattttctaaatcatttttaaaagctTTAGTAATTCCAGATAAAATTGAAGCTGATattattgtaaaaataaacattaaAATAACAGCAATTCTACTAAATACAGGCATTCTTTTATTTCCATACATAtgttttctaaatttaaaaaaatatgcaattaatgataaaataccCAAAACAAATgcaattattgaaaatgctaaacatgaattaattattttatgtgTACttgatatttataaataatttaaaaattagtgttaaaattattatttattattatttattattattattattaatttttcaaaattattacctttttaaattaaaatcattccAATTTTTAGTggttttaatatcattatatGAACTTGTTTGAACAATTTTTGTTGaataaaatgtaaaatcTTCACTAATATCATactttatattataataatttacataGTACCAGTTTGTAAAAAAGGTTGGAATAAGTGCACAACATGAGATgcaaattaatataaaacttATAATATTACCCCAATTTTTGGGGCCGTAATAcgtcatttaaaattattttatttaaaaagaaaaaaaaattaatttgccAAAAagggtttaaaaaaaaaaaaaaaaaaaattgaaatcgagaaaattaaaaataaaaaaaaaaaaaagaaaaaaaatagaaaatcccaaactttaattttctagataaaatgaaaattaaaaataataataaaaaaaaaacattgttttttttgtgatttttaattattattattttgaaatttgcattggcaattattttttatttttatttatttatttttttttatatatacattaattttaatttttaattttttaatttcctggattaatttttttttttttttttttttttttttttttttttttttttttttttttccttaattgataaatccttttttattttgctTTTCAAATGGATTATCAAAACTTATATTATTTTCCAAAAGAGGTGAAATTGGCAGAGGTgtaattgatattaattgtGGCGATGAATttatactactattattactaccatcAAATGATAGTTgaggtgatgatgatgttgatgtcgATGTTGATATatttggtgaattattattattattactattatttgtattattatcgATACTAatgatattgttattatttgttgttgttgttgttgttgttgttgttgttgttgttgttgttgttggtaataAAGTTATTTCATTTGAAGTGCTTGTTGGTACTACAGCAGTTGGGCCGACTGGAATAGTAATTGAACCAACAATTGTTGGGAATTCTTTTGTTATGAAATCTCTTAATTGACCCTCAACTAATGTTGAAACAAATTTAGCAGCAGCTGGAAAATCATCAAAACTTGTAACTATATTAACCTTTTTTAATGGATCTTCTGTAAAAAATGCTTCGattttaccaccaccattattattattactattattactattattactattattattattattactactactactactactactactaccacctgCTGATCCtgcaatattattattattattattattattattattattattattattatcattatttaaaattgaaactgACAAAACaccatcaaattcaatatctCTAATAGTTATACTTAATGGCACAATATGTGGATTTGCAGCTGACCCAAATTTAAgccttttaattaattctctTTCTTGTTTAGATgatgtaattgttgttgccATATATATTGGATTTGCCTATattgttaaaattgaaaaaataaaaaataaatataaaaaaaaaaaaaaaatacgaATTTTAGAATCTTCAATTGAATGAAgggaatgaaaataaaaataaaaataaaa comes from Dictyostelium discoideum AX4 chromosome 2 chromosome, whole genome shotgun sequence and encodes:
- a CDS encoding hypothetical protein (Similar to Dictyostelium discoideum (Slime mold). histidine kinase), with protein sequence MSFKLSWGGFDEKFYETLKTSLNTTLNSGPPIPNITDKLLVHNIHLGDIAPNIQLLEVDPSINRLKFVFKIKYNGNGLLELRTMVQANPIYMATTITSSKQERELIKRLKFGSAANPHIVPLSITIRDIEFDGVLSVSILNNDNNNNNNNNNNNNNNIAGSAGGSSSSSSSSNNNNNSNNSNNSNNNNGGGKIEAFFTEDPLKKVNIVTSFDDFPAAAKFVSTLVEGQLRDFITKEFPTIVGSITIPVGPTAVVPTSTSNEITLLPTTTTTTTTTTTTTTTNNNNIISIDNNTNNSNNNNNSPNISTSTSTSSSPQLSFDGSNNSSINSSPQLISITPLPISPLLENNISFDNPFEKQNKKGFIN